Proteins encoded in a region of the Phacochoerus africanus isolate WHEZ1 chromosome 8, ROS_Pafr_v1, whole genome shotgun sequence genome:
- the ESRP2 gene encoding epithelial splicing regulatory protein 2 isoform X3: MTPPPPQPPPPGPNPTADSAADPRPGPGPLVVLFGATAGALGPDLGSDETDLILLVWQVVEPRSRQVGTLHKSLVRAEVAALSPQCREASGLSADSLARAEPLDKVLQQFSQLVRGDVALLGGGPYMLCTDGQQLLRQVLHPEASRKNLVLPDTFFSFYDLRREFHMQHPSTRPARDLTVATMAQDLGLETDATEDDFGVWEVKTMVAVILHLLEGPSGQLFSKPEVVKQKYETGPCSKADVVDSETVVRARGLPWQSSDQDVARFFKGLNIARGGVALCLNAQGRRNGEALIRFVDSEQRDLALQRHKHHMGVRYIEVYKATGEEFVKIAGGTSLEVARFLSREDQVILRLRGLPFSAGPADVLGFLGPECPVTGGADGLLFVRHPDGRPTGDAFALFACEELAQAALRRHKGMLGKRYIELFRSTAAEVQQVLNRYASSPLLPTLTAPLLPIPFPLAAGTGRDCVRLRGLPYTATIEDILSFLGEAAADIRPHGVHMVLNQQGRPSGDAFIQMTSAERALAAAQRCHKKAMKERYVEVVPCSTEEMSRVLMGGTLGRSGMSPPPCKLPSLLSAARVPATPTPVAYYPGPATQLYMNYTAYYPSPPVSPTTVGYLTTPPAALASAPTSVLSQPGALVRMQGVPYTAGMKDLLSVFQAYQLAPDDYTSLMPVGDPSRAMLQAPKEWVCL, translated from the exons ATGACTCCGCCGCCACCCCAGCCACCGCCCCCAGGCCCGAACCCCACAGCAGACTCCGCTGCCGACCCCCGACCCGGGCCTGGACCCCTAGTCGTACTGTTCGGGGCTACGGCCGGTGCGCTGGGGCCAGACCTGGGCTCTGATGAGACCGACTTAATCCTCTTAGTCTGGCAAGTGGTGGAGCCGCGGAGCCGCCAG GTGGGGACATTACATAAATCACTGGTTCGCGCCGAGGTGGCCGCACTGAGCCCGCAGTGCCGCGAGGCGAGCGGCCTGAGCGCCGACAGCCTGGCGCGGGCCGAGCCGCTGGACAAGGTGCTGCAGCAG TTCTCACAGCTGGTGAGAGGGGATGTGGCTCTGCTGGGCGGGGGCCCCTACATGCTCTGCACTGATGGACAGCAGCTGCTACGACAGGTCCTGCACCCTGAGGCCTCCAGGAAG AACCTGGTGCTCCCCGACACCTTCTTCTCCTTCTACGACCTCCGCAGAGAGTTCCACATGCAGCACCCGAGCACCCGCCCTGCGAGGGACCTCACCGTGGCCACCATGGCACAGG ACTTGGGGCTGGAGACAGATGCCACAGAGGACGATTTTGGGGTGTGGGAGGTGAAGACAATGGTAGCTGTCATCCTCCATCTGCTTGAAGGGCCCAGTG GTCAATTGTTTTCGAAGCCCGAAGTGGTAAAGCAGAAATATGAGACAGGGCCTTG TAGCAAGGCCGATGTGGTGGACAGTGAGACTGTGGTTCGAGCCCGTGGGCTGCCCTGGCAGTCATCAGACCAGGATGTGGCCAGATTCTTCAAAGGGCTCAATATTGCCAG GGGTGGTGTAGCCCTATGCCTCAACGCTCAGGGCCGCAGAAACGGTGAGGCTCTCATCCGCTTTGTGGACAGCGAGCAGCGGGACCTAGCGCTGCAGAGACACAAGCACCACATGGGTGTCCGCTATATCGAG GTATATAAAGCAACAGGAGAGGAGTTTGTAAAGATTGCAGGGG GCACATCACTAGAGGTGGCTCGTTTCCTGTCACGGGAAGACCAAGTGATCCTGCGGCTGCGGGGACTGCCCTTCTCGGCTGGGCCAGCAGACGTGCTAGGCTTCCTGGGGCCAGAGTGCCCAGTGACTGGGGGTGCCGATGGGCTGCTTTTTGTGCGCCACCCTGACGGCCGACCCACTGGTGATGCCTTTGCACTCTTTGCCTGTGAGGAGCTGGCACAGGCTGCACTACGCAGGCATAAAGGCATGCTGGGTAAGCGATACATTGAACTCTTCCGGAGCACTGCAGCCGAGGTGCAGCAG GTCCTGAACCGCTACGCCTCCAGCCCACTCCTTCCCACACTGACTGCTCCACTGCTGCCCATCCCCTTCCCGCTGGCAGCTGGGACTGGGAGAGACTGTGTACGCCTTCGAGGCCTGCCCTACACAGCCACCATCGAAGACATCCTGAGCTTTCTGGGGGAGGCAGCGGCTGACATTCGGCCCCATGGTGTGCACATGGTACTCAACCAGCAG GGCCGGCCTTCGGGTGATGCCTTCATCCAGATGACATCAGCAGAGCGGGCCCTTGCTGCTGCTCAGCGTTGCCATAAGAAAGCAATGAAGGAACGCTACGTGGAGGTGGTGCCCTGCTCCACGGAGGAGATGAGCCGTGTTCTGATGGGGGGCACGTTGGGCCGCAGTGGCATGTCGCCTCCACCCTGCAAGCTGCCCT CGCTGCTCTCGGCTGCCAGGGtgcccgccacccccaccccagttgcCTACTACCCAGGGCCAGCCACTCAACTCTACATGAACTACACAGCTTACTACCCCAG CCCCCCAGTCTCCCCAACCACTGTGGGCTACCTCACCACACCCCCTgctgccctggcctctgctcccaCTTCAGTGTTGTCCCAGCCAGGAGCCCTGGTCCGTATGCAGGGTGTCCCATACACAGCTGGCATGAAGGATCTGCTCAGCGTCTTCCAGGCCTACCAG CTAGCTCCCGATGACTACACCAGTCTGATGCCTGTTGGTGACCCATCTCGCGCTATGCTACAGGCTCCCAAAGAATGGGTGTGTTTATAG
- the ESRP2 gene encoding epithelial splicing regulatory protein 2 isoform X1 yields the protein MTPPPPQPPPPGPNPTADSAADPRPGPGPLVVLFGATAGALGPDLGSDETDLILLVWQVVEPRSRQVGTLHKSLVRAEVAALSPQCREASGLSADSLARAEPLDKVLQQFSQLVRGDVALLGGGPYMLCTDGQQLLRQVLHPEASRKNLVLPDTFFSFYDLRREFHMQHPSTRPARDLTVATMAQDLGLETDATEDDFGVWEVKTMVAVILHLLEGPSGQLFSKPEVVKQKYETGPCSKADVVDSETVVRARGLPWQSSDQDVARFFKGLNIARGGVALCLNAQGRRNGEALIRFVDSEQRDLALQRHKHHMGVRYIEVYKATGEEFVKIAGGTSLEVARFLSREDQVILRLRGLPFSAGPADVLGFLGPECPVTGGADGLLFVRHPDGRPTGDAFALFACEELAQAALRRHKGMLGKRYIELFRSTAAEVQQVLNRYASSPLLPTLTAPLLPIPFPLAAGTGRDCVRLRGLPYTATIEDILSFLGEAAADIRPHGVHMVLNQQGRPSGDAFIQMTSAERALAAAQRCHKKAMKERYVEVVPCSTEEMSRVLMGGTLGRSGMSPPPCKLPCLSPPAYATFQATPTLIPTETAALYPSSALLSAARVPATPTPVAYYPGPATQLYMNYTAYYPSPPVSPTTVGYLTTPPAALASAPTSVLSQPGALVRMQGVPYTAGMKDLLSVFQAYQLAPDDYTSLMPVGDPSRAMLQAPKEWVCL from the exons ATGACTCCGCCGCCACCCCAGCCACCGCCCCCAGGCCCGAACCCCACAGCAGACTCCGCTGCCGACCCCCGACCCGGGCCTGGACCCCTAGTCGTACTGTTCGGGGCTACGGCCGGTGCGCTGGGGCCAGACCTGGGCTCTGATGAGACCGACTTAATCCTCTTAGTCTGGCAAGTGGTGGAGCCGCGGAGCCGCCAG GTGGGGACATTACATAAATCACTGGTTCGCGCCGAGGTGGCCGCACTGAGCCCGCAGTGCCGCGAGGCGAGCGGCCTGAGCGCCGACAGCCTGGCGCGGGCCGAGCCGCTGGACAAGGTGCTGCAGCAG TTCTCACAGCTGGTGAGAGGGGATGTGGCTCTGCTGGGCGGGGGCCCCTACATGCTCTGCACTGATGGACAGCAGCTGCTACGACAGGTCCTGCACCCTGAGGCCTCCAGGAAG AACCTGGTGCTCCCCGACACCTTCTTCTCCTTCTACGACCTCCGCAGAGAGTTCCACATGCAGCACCCGAGCACCCGCCCTGCGAGGGACCTCACCGTGGCCACCATGGCACAGG ACTTGGGGCTGGAGACAGATGCCACAGAGGACGATTTTGGGGTGTGGGAGGTGAAGACAATGGTAGCTGTCATCCTCCATCTGCTTGAAGGGCCCAGTG GTCAATTGTTTTCGAAGCCCGAAGTGGTAAAGCAGAAATATGAGACAGGGCCTTG TAGCAAGGCCGATGTGGTGGACAGTGAGACTGTGGTTCGAGCCCGTGGGCTGCCCTGGCAGTCATCAGACCAGGATGTGGCCAGATTCTTCAAAGGGCTCAATATTGCCAG GGGTGGTGTAGCCCTATGCCTCAACGCTCAGGGCCGCAGAAACGGTGAGGCTCTCATCCGCTTTGTGGACAGCGAGCAGCGGGACCTAGCGCTGCAGAGACACAAGCACCACATGGGTGTCCGCTATATCGAG GTATATAAAGCAACAGGAGAGGAGTTTGTAAAGATTGCAGGGG GCACATCACTAGAGGTGGCTCGTTTCCTGTCACGGGAAGACCAAGTGATCCTGCGGCTGCGGGGACTGCCCTTCTCGGCTGGGCCAGCAGACGTGCTAGGCTTCCTGGGGCCAGAGTGCCCAGTGACTGGGGGTGCCGATGGGCTGCTTTTTGTGCGCCACCCTGACGGCCGACCCACTGGTGATGCCTTTGCACTCTTTGCCTGTGAGGAGCTGGCACAGGCTGCACTACGCAGGCATAAAGGCATGCTGGGTAAGCGATACATTGAACTCTTCCGGAGCACTGCAGCCGAGGTGCAGCAG GTCCTGAACCGCTACGCCTCCAGCCCACTCCTTCCCACACTGACTGCTCCACTGCTGCCCATCCCCTTCCCGCTGGCAGCTGGGACTGGGAGAGACTGTGTACGCCTTCGAGGCCTGCCCTACACAGCCACCATCGAAGACATCCTGAGCTTTCTGGGGGAGGCAGCGGCTGACATTCGGCCCCATGGTGTGCACATGGTACTCAACCAGCAG GGCCGGCCTTCGGGTGATGCCTTCATCCAGATGACATCAGCAGAGCGGGCCCTTGCTGCTGCTCAGCGTTGCCATAAGAAAGCAATGAAGGAACGCTACGTGGAGGTGGTGCCCTGCTCCACGGAGGAGATGAGCCGTGTTCTGATGGGGGGCACGTTGGGCCGCAGTGGCATGTCGCCTCCACCCTGCAAGCTGCCCT GCCTCTcaccgcctgcctacgccacctTCCAGGCCACCCCAACACTCATTCCCACTGAGACAGCAGCTCTGTATCCCTCTTCAGCGCTGCTCTCGGCTGCCAGGGtgcccgccacccccaccccagttgcCTACTACCCAGGGCCAGCCACTCAACTCTACATGAACTACACAGCTTACTACCCCAG CCCCCCAGTCTCCCCAACCACTGTGGGCTACCTCACCACACCCCCTgctgccctggcctctgctcccaCTTCAGTGTTGTCCCAGCCAGGAGCCCTGGTCCGTATGCAGGGTGTCCCATACACAGCTGGCATGAAGGATCTGCTCAGCGTCTTCCAGGCCTACCAG CTAGCTCCCGATGACTACACCAGTCTGATGCCTGTTGGTGACCCATCTCGCGCTATGCTACAGGCTCCCAAAGAATGGGTGTGTTTATAG
- the ESRP2 gene encoding epithelial splicing regulatory protein 2 isoform X2: MTPPPPQPPPPGPNPTADSAADPRPGPGPLVVLFGATAGALGPDLGSDETDLILLVWQVVEPRSRQVGTLHKSLVRAEVAALSPQCREASGLSADSLARAEPLDKVLQQFSQLVRGDVALLGGGPYMLCTDGQQLLRQVLHPEASRKNLVLPDTFFSFYDLRREFHMQHPSTRPARDLTVATMAQDLGLETDATEDDFGVWEVKTMVAVILHLLEGPSGQLFSKPEVVKQKYETGPCKADVVDSETVVRARGLPWQSSDQDVARFFKGLNIARGGVALCLNAQGRRNGEALIRFVDSEQRDLALQRHKHHMGVRYIEVYKATGEEFVKIAGGTSLEVARFLSREDQVILRLRGLPFSAGPADVLGFLGPECPVTGGADGLLFVRHPDGRPTGDAFALFACEELAQAALRRHKGMLGKRYIELFRSTAAEVQQVLNRYASSPLLPTLTAPLLPIPFPLAAGTGRDCVRLRGLPYTATIEDILSFLGEAAADIRPHGVHMVLNQQGRPSGDAFIQMTSAERALAAAQRCHKKAMKERYVEVVPCSTEEMSRVLMGGTLGRSGMSPPPCKLPCLSPPAYATFQATPTLIPTETAALYPSSALLSAARVPATPTPVAYYPGPATQLYMNYTAYYPSPPVSPTTVGYLTTPPAALASAPTSVLSQPGALVRMQGVPYTAGMKDLLSVFQAYQLAPDDYTSLMPVGDPSRAMLQAPKEWVCL, encoded by the exons ATGACTCCGCCGCCACCCCAGCCACCGCCCCCAGGCCCGAACCCCACAGCAGACTCCGCTGCCGACCCCCGACCCGGGCCTGGACCCCTAGTCGTACTGTTCGGGGCTACGGCCGGTGCGCTGGGGCCAGACCTGGGCTCTGATGAGACCGACTTAATCCTCTTAGTCTGGCAAGTGGTGGAGCCGCGGAGCCGCCAG GTGGGGACATTACATAAATCACTGGTTCGCGCCGAGGTGGCCGCACTGAGCCCGCAGTGCCGCGAGGCGAGCGGCCTGAGCGCCGACAGCCTGGCGCGGGCCGAGCCGCTGGACAAGGTGCTGCAGCAG TTCTCACAGCTGGTGAGAGGGGATGTGGCTCTGCTGGGCGGGGGCCCCTACATGCTCTGCACTGATGGACAGCAGCTGCTACGACAGGTCCTGCACCCTGAGGCCTCCAGGAAG AACCTGGTGCTCCCCGACACCTTCTTCTCCTTCTACGACCTCCGCAGAGAGTTCCACATGCAGCACCCGAGCACCCGCCCTGCGAGGGACCTCACCGTGGCCACCATGGCACAGG ACTTGGGGCTGGAGACAGATGCCACAGAGGACGATTTTGGGGTGTGGGAGGTGAAGACAATGGTAGCTGTCATCCTCCATCTGCTTGAAGGGCCCAGTG GTCAATTGTTTTCGAAGCCCGAAGTGGTAAAGCAGAAATATGAGACAGGGCCTTG CAAGGCCGATGTGGTGGACAGTGAGACTGTGGTTCGAGCCCGTGGGCTGCCCTGGCAGTCATCAGACCAGGATGTGGCCAGATTCTTCAAAGGGCTCAATATTGCCAG GGGTGGTGTAGCCCTATGCCTCAACGCTCAGGGCCGCAGAAACGGTGAGGCTCTCATCCGCTTTGTGGACAGCGAGCAGCGGGACCTAGCGCTGCAGAGACACAAGCACCACATGGGTGTCCGCTATATCGAG GTATATAAAGCAACAGGAGAGGAGTTTGTAAAGATTGCAGGGG GCACATCACTAGAGGTGGCTCGTTTCCTGTCACGGGAAGACCAAGTGATCCTGCGGCTGCGGGGACTGCCCTTCTCGGCTGGGCCAGCAGACGTGCTAGGCTTCCTGGGGCCAGAGTGCCCAGTGACTGGGGGTGCCGATGGGCTGCTTTTTGTGCGCCACCCTGACGGCCGACCCACTGGTGATGCCTTTGCACTCTTTGCCTGTGAGGAGCTGGCACAGGCTGCACTACGCAGGCATAAAGGCATGCTGGGTAAGCGATACATTGAACTCTTCCGGAGCACTGCAGCCGAGGTGCAGCAG GTCCTGAACCGCTACGCCTCCAGCCCACTCCTTCCCACACTGACTGCTCCACTGCTGCCCATCCCCTTCCCGCTGGCAGCTGGGACTGGGAGAGACTGTGTACGCCTTCGAGGCCTGCCCTACACAGCCACCATCGAAGACATCCTGAGCTTTCTGGGGGAGGCAGCGGCTGACATTCGGCCCCATGGTGTGCACATGGTACTCAACCAGCAG GGCCGGCCTTCGGGTGATGCCTTCATCCAGATGACATCAGCAGAGCGGGCCCTTGCTGCTGCTCAGCGTTGCCATAAGAAAGCAATGAAGGAACGCTACGTGGAGGTGGTGCCCTGCTCCACGGAGGAGATGAGCCGTGTTCTGATGGGGGGCACGTTGGGCCGCAGTGGCATGTCGCCTCCACCCTGCAAGCTGCCCT GCCTCTcaccgcctgcctacgccacctTCCAGGCCACCCCAACACTCATTCCCACTGAGACAGCAGCTCTGTATCCCTCTTCAGCGCTGCTCTCGGCTGCCAGGGtgcccgccacccccaccccagttgcCTACTACCCAGGGCCAGCCACTCAACTCTACATGAACTACACAGCTTACTACCCCAG CCCCCCAGTCTCCCCAACCACTGTGGGCTACCTCACCACACCCCCTgctgccctggcctctgctcccaCTTCAGTGTTGTCCCAGCCAGGAGCCCTGGTCCGTATGCAGGGTGTCCCATACACAGCTGGCATGAAGGATCTGCTCAGCGTCTTCCAGGCCTACCAG CTAGCTCCCGATGACTACACCAGTCTGATGCCTGTTGGTGACCCATCTCGCGCTATGCTACAGGCTCCCAAAGAATGGGTGTGTTTATAG